The DNA sequence AATTGCCCTGAATTAAAGtgcatatatatgatatatattaacCAGATTTAGGGGCTAATATTatcaagaaattattaaaaagaataggGTATAAGTAGTTGCTCTTAAATTAGCTAGCTTGATCAATTAAGCACAAGCTTGCTCTATATATACAAGGCTATATGCAATATGCAAGCCCCCTTAATTAATGAAAAtacgtacgtacatatatatatatatatatagagtactacataaaagaaaaattactacTCTTGAAGGTTAGAACTTTAGGCAGTACGTACAGTACTTGATCGTGTGTTGATCAGAAGctgtaatttaattaatatctaCAGTTAGTTTGTGATCGGAATGCTGCTAGCTAGCTGCATGCATGGCTAGCTAGCTTGGTAGCTCATGAAGAgtagtataaatattttcaCAGCAGATCGATTGATCTCCATCGATCATCTATATATGTGAATGACTGATCAGCAAGCTGGTCATCCATGCATGCAGCATGGAAGCCACAAAAACAGCCAGTTGCCTTCCATTTGGCATCGTATTCATCTGCATAGGCATCCTCGTTAATCTCATAcaagtatatacatatatattgtatatatatttacttactTCCACAAAATttacaggtttttttttttttttttttaaattatttgctTGCCTATGTACTACGTAATTTGGTGATCTCGTAGTACTACTCatgttcattttttaattttaggtaattgtttttcatttttattacatGTATACTTATGCATGTTACTCCTTTCTCTATTTTATATGAGATAATTTATTTGGGCTGTTTTGCACAAATgcatatataattcatttagaATTCatgatattttagttataaaaaaatttataaaaataaatttataaactgacatcGTGTGACTTTTATATACGTTAGATTACAAGGCTCGATTGATTAGTACGTAATTGGATTTcttgtttcatttttctctcattttgttTGCTTATGTACTCTCAATATCCATCGATCTTTGTAATAATCAAAAATGTGTACCGGCcagttcataaaaatataaaaaataaaggatgAATTAGCTGGAGTTTTCttgttattataatattactcatgtgtgtgtatattaGTTGTTGTTGAGtcatgaatatatattaaattttcagGCCACTTGCTTTCTGATTGTTCGACCTCTATCAAAGACTTTGTTCAGAAGGATCAATGGAGCTGTTGCAGAAATTTTGTGGTTGCACATCATTTGGCTCATGGACTGGTGGTCAGGAATCAAGGTAAGGCTATAGCTAGCTGGTAATCCAACAGATGTTTTAgaagatgaaattaattaaggTGATGATCGATATTGATAATTTCCttctatatgtagatatatagtGATCTGCccatgatgcatgcatatatatatatatatacgtactgATCatcgtctatatatatatatatatatggcttcaTGTGATGGAATCTTGTCACATATAATTaacttgataatttattttatttgaatttagcatgtttttaattttgatatcgATCATAATCTACTCATATTTGTAATGGCAATGAAAGTCTTAAGAGATATGATAAACAGTATAACAAAATTTTCAGTACTTTCTTGTACATTTTCCGTAAAACCCTCCCCGTAAATGTATCAACATGCACTACTATTTTTGTAAAACCTACGACAGTACTGGTACTCTAATTAGGGGTTGTTTGGCTAGTGAGATAGGACAGTatatatgaaagttgaataaaatattattagaatattattttttaatattattattattttgaaatttaaaaatattgaattgggatttaaaatgctgaattatttattatattttgtgtaaaaatttaaaaaaattataataatgagatgagatgagatgattggattgagagtattttttaatccaaatggcCGGCCCCTAAGATATTGTTAAAGCATTTTTAAATGGGCTATATATGAATAGTTGGGTACTCATCATGTTATTGgattattaattcaattttgcaGTTTTTGACACTTAGTTATAACTTCGATTTGCAGGTTCAATTATATACAGATGATGCGGATACTTATCGATTAATGGGTGAGCATGCAGCATTTGCATTTATACGATCTTTAATCAAATGATCTAGTTGTAAACATGCTCGATCTATCCACAGGAATAGAGTAGAATCTCTGTATATTTGCTCTGATACTATATAAAAtctttacttattttaaaagtttaatttGATGGGAATATGTATATTTGATTATTTGTATTACATTATTAATAGAGCAGAATTCTAGATTTTCCAAAATATATAGCATCTCGAACACCcagtaccaataaaaaaaacatatatatatatatagcatatcacccggtaccaataaaaaaatcatatagtatatagttgtatataattaagcatgtatatatataagataaatgTAAGAATCAATACATGAATCTTAATCcctttcttgaaaaaaaaaaatgctattaATAATTCTTTGGTTTGGGTAATTTCAGGTAAAGAACATGCAATTCTCATGCCAAATCACATATGTGATGCCGATATACTACTGGTTTGGCTTCTAGCTCAGGTATACGTACGTACATGCAATTCTCATGCGTGCCAAATCATCAATACATGCAATTcttcgtacgtacgtacgtcttTGATCAAAcggtatattataatatatacattggtgtaatattaattattcttaaatatataatatgtaagcttaaatatatattattgtacatGATAATTATGTAATGCATGTatatgagtaatactatatacagtcTTATGTTGTGTAGTCTCATGTATTTCGTTTGAGAAATGGTGGGGTTGGCCGCtcctatatatttaaaaaaataatttttttaagtataggTTTTTTCTCTTTacccatttttcctttttctataaaaataatgtgtagaatttatacactctaaaactataaatatcattaaccaatatatatatatatatatatatatacatcccTTCCCCCGGATTTAATTTCCCTTATTTAACTCTACATGCATGTTGCTCTAATATTTACAGCGTTTCAATTGCCTTCGTAGTGCACTAATGGTTGTGAAGAAATCCTCAAAATATCTTCCGGTGAGTTTCCAAACACGCgcacgcgcgcgcacacacacacatatatatatatatatatatatataaaagatcgAGTACATCATCCACATTATTTAAATGgttataagatttgatttgctACGACTGGccagaaatagaatttttcaataataaatatttatcacgTTTAAAGTGCCACTAGAGTACTACTACTGGAGCTAAATCTATGTGCAGATCTATGGCTGGGCAAGTTGGttctttgagtttatttttctggATCGAAGCTGGGAAAAAGATGAACAACACTTGAAGGTGTGACATgctttatcattatttattaataaacatGCAGTACTACTACAGCTAggaatttaatttgtttaatccaaggtatgtatattaattatttgctaataaatcctatatatatatatattgctggatggatATTGGTGGATCGATGCAGTCAAGTCTAGAGGGGCTGAAGGATTTTTACAGGCCATTTTGGCTAACCATGTTTGTTGAGGGAACTCGAATGACAGTAGATAAGCTTTTGGCAGCTCAAGAGTTTGCTGCTTCAAGAGGGTTGCCTGTACCTAAAAATGTCCTTGTCCCTCGTACCAAGGTTCATTCATTAATTTGATCGTATGCTTCTTTGAGATCAGATCATCAgagtccattcattcattttctgaattattattattaattattaattgcatgcatgcaaactcatatatatatatataaatataatttttagatgttgaatttttgttatttttatcagGGTTTTGTTGCTGCTGTAAAACATATGCGATCCTTTGTTccagctgtttatgatgttaccTTGGCTGTTCCCAAAGGCCAAGCAATTCCTTCCTTGGTGAGAATATTTGAAAGGCAACCTTCTGAGGTAATTAGTAACATGTCTTGATCGATACAAGATATCGTCGGATTGtgaaattctttttattataaaaggtTTTATATCAAATCAAGTCAGTTTGTAACTTCATTTATGTAACATCTTTGCGTAGACCAGACACTTcttaaatgtaaaatatatgaaaagaaatgttTAGTCTGCAAAGAAATcgtataaaattaataaacttATGATCTGacgtgatttgatataatacgttaaattgtaaaatttctatatatctaTGTTTAATGTTGAGTCACATTAGGTTGTAAATGTGTACTTTAGTTTATAGATCTAGAACTCCCGTTACTATTTCACATCTTTGTAGGTTAAGATTTACATAAAACGATATTCGATGAAAGAATTGCCAGAATCTAACGGTGATATTGCCCAATGGTGCAAAGATAGATTTGTGGAAAAGGTATGACTTAgatatcatgatcatcatgtttTATTGTTCAATATGAAATCTTAACTTATAATTTCCACAGCCATCATGATCTTGTACCATGTTGAAATGATACTTGCAGGATGCAATGCTGGAAGAGTTCCGAGCTAAGGGTACATTTGGGGGCAAGCTGGAAATTCCCGATGGAGGCCCATCCTTGAAGTCACTACTTGTAAGATAACAAAATTTAGCTACCCTAATAATAGATCATGaaacataagaaaaatataaaaattttatatgcagacACTTTTACGTATTCATTATGTATTCTATTATTCTGATTAGCtgcattactttttttaatataaaataactgttttgacgAATTACATGAGTGGAGCGTGCAAAAAGTATGTAAAAGTGGCTTAATTAGGGCTGTGCATAAAAAGCTTGGACCCGATCCATCCGACAGACCCGACATGGGACCACCCGACTAAAGTCGGGTTCATCGGATCAATCCCAATCACGGTTAATTACAAACAATTATCGGTCGAAACCGATGACCCGATCAATCCCACTCTCAGTCTTATCCTCAAACCCTAACAGCCGTTCATCGTTGTCATTCACCACCCATTTGAATGTACCACCCATTTCAACGACAAGACACAATCCTTTTGATCTCCCTTATGATTCCTATGATCTACCTGGTTTGGCACCGTCTATTTTGTTGCCAAGGCGAAACCCTTTTGATCTTCCTTACGACCCAAATGAAGAAAAACCTGATCTCAAGGGAGACAGGGATGGAACCAGTTGTATATTGATTTTGTGGAGATGGAAACAGTTGAGAGGAGGGATGTTGGCCATGATGAGGTTGAGATAACATTGAGGCAAGTGGGAAACAATGCTAAAATGGATTCTGGCTTATCTGAAACCAGAGGGGTGGCTATTCCTCTGGAACTAAGTAACAACAAAATTCCAGATTACTCCAGACTGAAGAACTCTCCGTCGTCGCCGTCGAGTGATGCTTTGGTGGGGATTGAGGAAATCGCCGTCGAGAGACCTAGCCTTGGAGTGGGGGgtttttttggtttgaagaaCGAATGTCGTCGAATGAGGAAGTCGCCGTCGAGTGATGGCTTGCGGCAAGCTGAAGGAGTGGCCGTCGTCCAAACCTCGTCGTCGAACGAAGGGTGAAAGCagagttttgttttgaaatgaaGTTGTTTGTCGAGGAAGGCTGGGTCACGGGGGAGAAAAgatacaaaattacaatttatgGCCTTTTGGTCATTTCAAATACTACCAGCGTGGAGGTGTGCCATGCGAATGGAATTTTGGGAGGGGAGGAGTAGGAGGAAGAGGGAAATGAGGGACGGACGATGTGCGAGAGGCAGAGTATGCAAAGCATGGCTGCGTGGGTCTGCAAATCAAATAAGAAGGTGAACTGATCGAAAGAAAGAAGAACGGGCTCGACCCGACCCGAAAATCCATGGTTCGGGTCGGTTCGGGTTGATGCTGCCTCATGCGTGGTTTGGATCGGATCAGGCCCAAATCTGATCGGACCGGGTCACTGTGCAGGCCTAGGCTTAATATAgcataaatgagaaaaataatattgctCCACTTATACTAAAAAGTGATTTTTGGCAGAACTGGCACAAAAGATTCGAAAATTCTTTCTAGCATTCAAATGGTAAGATATTATGTTAGGgatgatgaaaaaaatgatgatgagtagaaatttttattataaaatatgttcaaACTTATTTCTATTTACGTCCAAAGAAACTTTTACTTGTCTTAAAGAAAATACGTCTAAATGCAATTGcttgataaatattattgatataacGTTTGAACATTACTCTACAATGTTTGAGCATTATTCTACGTGCATTTGAATTCATATGTCtgaatgattttttattataagaaaattgtttatttatgactaattattttttattaaaatgactAGTTTctgttaaaatgaatttattctCGTCACAAAtgctcattttattttcttataatgaaATTGCTCAATAAAAATTACTTAAGATTTCATTcttttgcttattttttttccccggCTAATCTACAATtctctatcttttttcttttgttaatgatctatgctaatatatatataaaaattataatattacaggTCTACATTACTTGTTTGTGTCTGTGTTGCGTGGGGATGTACAAATTCTGCCAAGCATTTTCCCTACTATCCACATGGAAAGGAAATGCCATTTTAGCTGGTGGATTGGCCATGGTGGTTGCCTTTGGCGATATCTTCTTTGAATACACAAAGCTGCCAAAAAGAGCTCTCATTGCTGCTGCTGCTAAAGCaaatatgaattaattaattgcaCTAAGAATAATCTTTGCTACCacatcacatgcatgcatgatatatatatatatggcatgcATGCCACATGATCAAGTGTATACATTTTCCTGCATCTTGTTGAAATAATATGGATTTCCTTTATGTATGCTTTGAacaatttattatgtatttgataatatatacaattatatcttacattaaattaatgataaataggatacttttttttttttttgtcaaaaaagtcAGGAGCCCATGTACATGAGGGATCCCTACCCCAAATATTATTAAGAAACCCTCACttttggcggaggaataccttaGATACACAACctctgaaaaaaaaatcacttctcTCTAATAACAACCATTCCCAACCTATCCATACGAATCAAACCTCTAAGTCTTACAAACTCAAAATCCAACCCTACAAAATCTGTATTATCCCCAAACGTCCCCTTCTTCGCTAAAAAATCCGCAACCATATTAGCTTCTCGAAACACATGTCGAAACCGAGCATTAATCTCCCTAGATAACTCCTTTATCTCTTCCCAAAAATTCCAAAGAAACCAAAGTCTACATATTCCAGAAGCAAGCCAATTCATGATAACTGAAGAATCAGATTCTACCAAAACATTTTGTAAACCTAGATTTTTGCAAAGCCTTAACCCATCTAGCAACTCACGACATTCCGCAACCGTGTTTGTAGCAATCCCATAATGATGTGCAAACCCAGCAATAACTCTA is a window from the Carya illinoinensis cultivar Pawnee chromosome 14, C.illinoinensisPawnee_v1, whole genome shotgun sequence genome containing:
- the LOC122293444 gene encoding 1-acyl-sn-glycerol-3-phosphate acyltransferase PLS1-like isoform X3 produces the protein MEATKTASCLPFGIVFICIGILVNLIQATCFLIVRPLSKTLFRRINGAVAEILWLHIIWLMDWWSGIKVQLYTDDADTYRLMGKEHAILMPNHICDADILLVWLLAQRFNCLRSALMVVKKSSKYLPIYGWASWFFEFIFLDRSWEKDEQHLKSSLEGLKDFYRPFWLTMFVEGTRMTVDKLLAAQEFAASRGLPVPKNVLVPRTKGFVAAVKHMRSFVPAVYDVTLAVPKGQAIPSLVRIFERQPSEDAMLEEFRAKGTFGGKLEIPDGGPSLKSLLVYITCLCLCCVGMYKFCQAFSLLSTWKGNAILAGGLAMVVAFGDIFFEYTKLPKRALIAAAAKANMN
- the LOC122293444 gene encoding 1-acyl-sn-glycerol-3-phosphate acyltransferase 2-like isoform X2; translated protein: MEATKTASCLPFGIVFICIGILVNLIQATCFLIVRPLSKTLFRRINGAVAEILWLHIIWLMDWWSGIKVQLYTDDADTYRLMGKEHAILMPNHICDADILLVWLLAQIYGWASWFFEFIFLDRSWEKDEQHLKSSLEGLKDFYRPFWLTMFVEGTRMTVDKLLAAQEFAASRGLPVPKNVLVPRTKGFVAAVKHMRSFVPAVYDVTLAVPKGQAIPSLVRIFERQPSEVKIYIKRYSMKELPESNGDIAQWCKDRFVEKDAMLEEFRAKGTFGGKLEIPDGGPSLKSLLVYITCLCLCCVGMYKFCQAFSLLSTWKGNAILAGGLAMVVAFGDIFFEYTKLPKRALIAAAAKANMN
- the LOC122293444 gene encoding 1-acyl-sn-glycerol-3-phosphate acyltransferase PLS1-like isoform X1 — its product is MEATKTASCLPFGIVFICIGILVNLIQATCFLIVRPLSKTLFRRINGAVAEILWLHIIWLMDWWSGIKVQLYTDDADTYRLMGKEHAILMPNHICDADILLVWLLAQRFNCLRSALMVVKKSSKYLPIYGWASWFFEFIFLDRSWEKDEQHLKSSLEGLKDFYRPFWLTMFVEGTRMTVDKLLAAQEFAASRGLPVPKNVLVPRTKGFVAAVKHMRSFVPAVYDVTLAVPKGQAIPSLVRIFERQPSEVKIYIKRYSMKELPESNGDIAQWCKDRFVEKDAMLEEFRAKGTFGGKLEIPDGGPSLKSLLVYITCLCLCCVGMYKFCQAFSLLSTWKGNAILAGGLAMVVAFGDIFFEYTKLPKRALIAAAAKANMN